The Trueperaceae bacterium genome includes a window with the following:
- a CDS encoding ATP-binding cassette domain-containing protein has protein sequence MNAAAPLAIELRDVTRRLGRDLVLRGVNLEVAAGRLVVLRGANGTGKTTLLSLLATRLRPSSGEAFLFGHALPARSQPARARLGLLSVVGGSFPMLDARENLLLALDLAGRRGAAAPVDVGAALDTVGLASTGGKLVRTFSSGMKKRLALARLLLLDPDLWLLDEPYAALDDAGKLLMDDCVAAARARGRTVFMASHESDRDHLGPDAVLELAGGVLRRLAAAPAAPADPA, from the coding sequence GTGAACGCCGCCGCACCTCTGGCGATAGAGCTCAGGGACGTGACGCGGCGCCTGGGCCGCGACCTCGTGCTGCGCGGCGTGAACCTCGAGGTGGCCGCGGGGCGGCTCGTGGTGCTGCGCGGCGCCAACGGGACCGGCAAGACGACCCTATTGAGCCTGCTCGCCACGCGGCTCAGGCCAAGCAGCGGCGAGGCGTTCCTGTTCGGGCACGCCCTACCCGCGCGGAGCCAGCCCGCCAGGGCGCGGTTGGGCCTTCTCAGCGTGGTGGGCGGGAGCTTCCCCATGCTCGACGCCCGCGAGAACCTGCTCCTCGCGCTGGACCTGGCGGGGCGGCGCGGCGCCGCGGCGCCGGTCGACGTCGGGGCGGCGCTGGACACGGTCGGACTGGCCTCCACGGGTGGCAAGCTGGTGCGCACCTTCTCCAGCGGCATGAAGAAGCGCCTGGCGCTGGCGCGGCTCCTCCTCCTCGACCCCGACCTGTGGCTCCTCGACGAGCCGTACGCCGCGCTCGACGACGCCGGCAAGCTCCTGATGGACGACTGCGTGGCTGCCGCCAGGGCCCGCGGCCGCACGGTGTTCATGGCGTCGCACGAGTCGGACCGCGACCACCTCGGGCCCGACGCGGTGCTCGAGCTGGCCGGCGGCGTCCTCCGCCGCCTCGCAGCTGCACCCGCCGCGCCGGCGGACCCCGCGTGA
- a CDS encoding cytochrome c biogenesis protein CcdA, with amino-acid sequence MSCPPAAGLTYHQRVTHDPAPLPRPRAPPRRRPRPGPRRAAAVARSAVVTPSLGVAFIGGLLSFLSPCVLPLVPTYLAYVGGSAEAERAVLVRNALSFIAGFALVFIALGAGASALGAVLRANQRALMLGGGLLVVLFGLVMLGIVKLPWLYRDTRMQYSGETRTPLGALLLGMAFAAGWTPCIGPILGAILTLAGASGTLASGVLLLAVYALGLGVPFLLAALLLDPFMRFTKGFRRYLPWVERVAGVILVVAGVLMLTGKYTALNAKLIQMTPGWLLDRL; translated from the coding sequence ATGTCCTGCCCGCCGGCGGCCGGGCTCACGTATCATCAGCGAGTCACCCATGACCCGGCCCCTCTCCCACGTCCCCGCGCCCCCCCGCGTCGGCGCCCGCGCCCCGGCCCTCGTCGCGCCGCGGCGGTCGCCCGTAGCGCCGTGGTGACCCCGAGCCTGGGCGTGGCGTTCATCGGCGGCCTGCTGTCGTTCCTGTCGCCCTGCGTCCTGCCGCTCGTCCCCACTTACCTGGCGTACGTGGGCGGCAGCGCGGAGGCGGAACGCGCCGTGCTCGTCCGCAACGCCCTCTCGTTCATCGCCGGCTTCGCGCTCGTCTTCATCGCCTTGGGCGCCGGCGCCAGCGCGCTCGGGGCCGTCCTGCGGGCCAACCAGCGAGCGCTCATGCTCGGTGGGGGCCTGCTCGTCGTCCTGTTCGGGCTGGTGATGCTCGGGATCGTCAAGCTGCCGTGGCTCTACCGCGACACGCGCATGCAGTACAGCGGCGAGACGCGCACCCCGCTCGGGGCCCTCCTCCTCGGCATGGCGTTCGCGGCGGGCTGGACGCCCTGCATCGGGCCGATCCTCGGCGCCATCCTCACCCTGGCGGGCGCTTCCGGCACGCTGGCAAGCGGGGTTCTCCTCCTAGCCGTCTACGCGCTCGGGCTAGGCGTGCCGTTCCTGCTGGCCGCCCTCCTGCTCGACCCCTTCATGCGCTTCACGAAGGGGTTCAGGCGTTACCTGCCGTGGGTGGAGCGCGTCGCCGGCGTCATCCTCGTGGTGGCGGGAGTGCTGATGCTGACCGGCAAGTACACGGCGCTCAACGCCAAGCTCATCCAGATGACGCCAGGCTGGCTTCTCGACCGCCTGTGA